From the Thermococcus sp. 18S1 genome, one window contains:
- a CDS encoding DUF835 domain-containing protein: MRLLDGIQALLLVEAALVLIADAVAATWIFKIYLRNRRKSALAFSIAWIFDFLTILFTMQQSVTIQLAGLLCLSTFAGFIFYGSVKFLEEESINARHRTLAILSVMPVAFMVYILGVYSYTGDAFWTATTAAALGISGVFVVAGGLLLMEVEEIYKSAIKYLSISIILFGVHLIPAALFGLYPWYEAIGFTFSSMLIVFMVWAMVKLTSSKTFLPSKKAVPQQPDLKPGTLLVGINEYKKLKEKLREMPVLAFVRDVSDIPEGWECYFVTTIPFQGTFKNTINPTNLARMTEISYQYLETFARSGKRGIIVIDCFEYLTVYNSWDSLMKFISKLRDFTIVNNGTLVVVLEKESLEPRLYFQLRKLIE; encoded by the coding sequence GTGAGGTTGTTGGATGGCATCCAGGCACTCCTGCTAGTAGAGGCAGCACTAGTGCTGATTGCTGACGCCGTGGCCGCGACGTGGATATTCAAGATATACCTGCGCAACAGAAGGAAATCTGCCCTGGCGTTCTCGATAGCGTGGATATTCGATTTCCTAACGATCCTCTTTACGATGCAGCAGAGCGTTACCATCCAGCTGGCGGGTCTCCTGTGTCTCTCGACGTTTGCAGGCTTCATTTTCTATGGCTCCGTGAAGTTCCTTGAAGAGGAGTCCATAAACGCTAGACACAGAACCCTTGCTATCCTTTCCGTCATGCCCGTCGCGTTCATGGTGTACATACTTGGTGTGTACTCCTACACGGGAGATGCCTTCTGGACGGCCACGACCGCAGCGGCGCTTGGGATAAGTGGTGTCTTCGTAGTGGCGGGTGGACTGTTGCTGATGGAAGTTGAGGAGATTTACAAAAGTGCAATTAAATATCTATCCATCAGCATAATTCTGTTTGGGGTTCACCTCATCCCAGCGGCCCTCTTTGGCCTTTACCCTTGGTACGAAGCGATAGGCTTCACGTTCTCATCAATGCTGATAGTCTTCATGGTATGGGCAATGGTCAAGCTAACGTCATCCAAGACGTTTCTGCCCTCGAAAAAAGCGGTTCCCCAGCAGCCAGATCTTAAACCTGGCACACTCCTTGTGGGAATAAACGAATACAAGAAACTCAAAGAGAAACTCCGCGAGATGCCCGTGCTCGCCTTCGTCAGAGACGTCTCGGATATACCTGAGGGATGGGAGTGCTACTTCGTGACCACCATACCATTCCAGGGCACGTTCAAGAACACAATAAATCCCACAAACCTTGCTAGGATGACCGAGATCTCCTACCAGTACCTTGAGACATTTGCCAGGTCAGGAAAGCGTGGTATTATTGTGATTGACTGCTTTGAGTATCTTACTGTGTACAACTCATGGGATAGCCTCATGAAGTTCATTTCAAAACTGAGGGACTTCACCATTGTGAACAACGGCACCCTGGTGGTTGTCCTGGAGAAGGAAAGCCTGGAACCGAGGCTTTACTTCCAGCTACGGAAGCTGATAGAGTGA
- a CDS encoding phenylacetate--CoA ligase family protein, whose protein sequence is MGLIVGRVDRSGVEDLRYTLEKALETTEFWKDKFSGVNAEEITPKDLAELTDRVTIEPHDLYRTSEIWPDYIRDPKIFYTVMRTSGTTGRPKRVPYTRDDRMRSGRQLEPWIREYMDKGDRIASFFPPLPSSSGMFAFGGFEAINAKTAYYQVPIQYLLDREMLLRELQDIKPTSIFCLTATAYNLGLTLPESIKKDIQTIVVGGETLTPELARATLELFENAVIIDNFGSTEDAVTGYRVITRKKATKFSFGESIVVLKDNGDGYDDYKRIYITKVMRDGELTGLPLFNYDIGDLARIENGEVRNIIRIKDVVTLAGAKLHIDQVMEIVYDHPDLLDFVIIYHPLSPENPKPKATIRIAYGEKKPAGIEDEVRELLYEANNPVRYEVEESQQAELEIVAVPLEKLRADLPRRLGKTKRIYIVGKDL, encoded by the coding sequence ATGGGATTAATAGTTGGCAGGGTTGACAGGAGCGGGGTAGAAGACCTCAGGTACACCCTTGAGAAGGCCCTGGAAACGACGGAGTTCTGGAAAGACAAGTTCTCGGGGGTGAACGCGGAGGAAATAACGCCCAAAGACCTGGCAGAATTGACAGACCGTGTGACCATCGAACCCCACGACCTTTACCGAACCTCCGAGATATGGCCCGACTACATTCGGGATCCCAAGATTTTCTATACCGTGATGAGAACCAGCGGGACAACAGGACGCCCCAAGAGGGTGCCCTACACCAGAGATGACCGTATGAGAAGCGGACGCCAGCTTGAGCCGTGGATAAGGGAGTATATGGATAAGGGCGACAGAATCGCGTCGTTCTTTCCTCCGCTCCCATCTTCATCCGGCATGTTTGCTTTTGGCGGGTTTGAGGCCATCAACGCAAAAACCGCCTATTACCAAGTACCCATCCAGTACCTCCTGGACAGAGAAATGCTCCTGCGCGAGCTTCAGGACATAAAGCCCACCTCCATATTCTGCCTCACAGCGACGGCGTACAACCTCGGCCTTACCCTGCCCGAGTCCATAAAGAAGGACATACAGACCATAGTCGTCGGCGGCGAAACCCTGACCCCAGAGCTCGCAAGGGCAACTCTGGAGCTGTTTGAGAACGCGGTGATAATAGATAACTTCGGTTCAACGGAGGATGCGGTAACCGGCTACCGCGTCATCACAAGGAAGAAGGCCACGAAGTTTAGCTTCGGAGAATCCATAGTGGTCCTCAAGGACAACGGGGACGGCTACGACGACTACAAGCGCATCTACATAACCAAGGTGATGAGGGACGGTGAACTCACCGGACTGCCGCTCTTCAACTACGACATCGGCGATCTGGCAAGGATAGAGAACGGTGAGGTCAGGAACATCATCCGCATCAAGGACGTCGTGACCCTCGCTGGAGCGAAGCTCCACATCGATCAGGTGATGGAGATAGTGTACGACCATCCGGACCTCCTCGACTTCGTGATAATCTACCACCCGCTCTCGCCCGAGAACCCGAAACCAAAGGCAACGATACGCATCGCATACGGGGAGAAGAAGCCCGCGGGGATAGAGGACGAAGTCAGGGAACTGCTCTACGAGGCCAACAATCCAGTCCGGTACGAGGTGGAAGAGTCCCAGCAGGCGGAACTGGAGATAGTGGCGGTCCCGCTGGAGAAGCTCAGGGCGGACCTCCCGAGGAGGCTCGGAAAAACCAAGAGGATATACATAGTGGGAAAAGACCTCTGA
- a CDS encoding HD domain-containing protein: MNGKIIHDGIHGSMKLTGLILDLVKTPEFQRLRNIRQLGLAYLVYPGANHSRFEHSLGAWSIARRLAAEVGLSEDESMLLQVGALLHDIGHGPFSHTFESIYKHYVKEHDHMRLGQDIVLGKVNITESENGGRIPEIIEDYGYDFEPADVANLILGKHEKRYLGQMLHGDVDVDQLDYLVRDAHYTGVAHGIIDLERLMKVLRIHDGELVVDEKGIEAVEGMMVARSLMYSRVYFHHTVKIAEGMLTRALEFALEEGHLWDFWRMTDCRVLVELEDLEGFPAEMVRRVKYRELYKAAVLANADELSTEEKRELLTAYRNVKRRQEIERALADAVGAREGEVILEFSIADLMLSEPRLKATEINVLLDDESIQPLTRVTPLANALKRRQTPRWAVLIASPGEYVPKLRETWRKVLFS, from the coding sequence GTGAATGGGAAAATTATTCACGACGGTATCCACGGCAGCATGAAGCTCACGGGACTCATCCTTGACCTCGTCAAAACCCCCGAGTTCCAGCGTCTCAGGAATATAAGACAGCTCGGCCTCGCGTATCTCGTTTATCCCGGTGCCAACCACAGCAGGTTCGAGCACTCCCTCGGCGCGTGGAGCATAGCCCGAAGACTCGCCGCGGAAGTTGGACTGAGCGAGGATGAAAGCATGCTCCTCCAGGTCGGGGCCCTGCTCCACGACATCGGGCACGGGCCCTTCAGCCACACGTTCGAGAGCATATACAAGCACTACGTTAAAGAACACGACCACATGCGGCTCGGACAGGATATAGTTCTCGGCAAGGTCAACATAACCGAGAGCGAGAACGGCGGCCGGATTCCCGAGATAATCGAGGATTACGGCTACGACTTCGAACCGGCGGACGTGGCTAACCTCATCCTCGGCAAACACGAAAAGCGCTATCTCGGCCAGATGCTACACGGCGATGTTGACGTTGATCAGCTAGACTACCTGGTCAGGGACGCGCACTACACAGGCGTCGCCCACGGCATAATCGACCTTGAGAGGCTCATGAAGGTTCTCCGGATCCACGACGGCGAGCTCGTTGTCGATGAGAAGGGCATCGAGGCAGTTGAGGGCATGATGGTCGCCCGCTCCCTCATGTACTCCCGCGTTTACTTCCACCACACCGTGAAGATAGCTGAAGGTATGCTCACCAGGGCCCTGGAGTTCGCCCTGGAGGAGGGCCACCTCTGGGATTTCTGGAGGATGACCGACTGCCGCGTTCTTGTGGAGCTGGAAGATCTGGAGGGCTTCCCAGCGGAGATGGTGCGGCGCGTGAAGTACCGGGAGCTTTACAAGGCCGCGGTTCTGGCAAACGCCGACGAACTGAGTACCGAGGAAAAGAGGGAGCTGCTGACGGCGTACAGGAACGTCAAAAGGAGGCAGGAGATAGAAAGGGCACTCGCCGATGCAGTTGGCGCGAGGGAGGGGGAGGTAATCCTGGAGTTCAGCATAGCGGACCTCATGCTCAGCGAGCCGAGGCTCAAGGCAACGGAGATAAACGTTCTTCTTGACGATGAGAGCATCCAGCCGCTGACCCGGGTTACACCCCTGGCCAACGCCCTGAAGAGACGCCAGACGCCGCGCTGGGCAGTTCTCATAGCGTCACCGGGGGAGTACGTACCCAAACTGCGGGAGACCTGGAGAAAGGTGCTGTTCAGCTGA
- a CDS encoding transcriptional regulator → MDRERLIRTVEAILRGTGYKTARMEFKGSCFDIVASRLFLLLFIKVATNIDAVTGEQAEDLKRLARFFKASPLIVGLKTKNAELEEGVVYERFGIYALRPETLYDVLVENEMPAIFAERGGFYVRINGGLLRKLREKYGYSINELAQLLGVSRKSLTNYERGEQAVSLEVAIRLEELFDEPLAEPIDVLHSTVEANLDVTPETPLEREIFDRLKELGLGVVKVKKAPFNAVSREDEFRILTGIDERKTRSTVKRAEMVAEVGRIINSDGVFILEKTRTEVVGEVPIIPKESLDEVRDADELIDLIEELKKEIKKQLFG, encoded by the coding sequence ATGGACAGGGAAAGGCTCATACGGACGGTTGAGGCGATACTCAGGGGCACAGGGTACAAAACGGCGCGTATGGAGTTTAAGGGCTCGTGCTTCGACATAGTGGCGAGCAGGTTATTCCTCCTGCTCTTCATAAAGGTGGCCACCAACATAGACGCCGTCACAGGGGAGCAGGCGGAGGATTTAAAGAGGCTGGCCCGCTTCTTCAAGGCTTCGCCCCTGATCGTCGGCCTAAAGACGAAAAACGCCGAACTTGAGGAGGGTGTAGTTTACGAGAGGTTTGGAATCTACGCCCTCAGACCCGAGACCCTCTACGACGTTCTTGTCGAGAACGAGATGCCGGCCATATTCGCCGAGCGCGGCGGCTTTTATGTGAGGATAAACGGCGGCCTATTGAGGAAGCTGAGAGAGAAGTATGGATACTCAATAAACGAGCTGGCGCAGCTCCTTGGCGTCTCCAGGAAGAGCCTCACCAACTACGAGCGTGGTGAGCAGGCGGTCTCGCTTGAGGTAGCCATCCGCCTTGAGGAGCTCTTTGACGAGCCCCTTGCTGAGCCCATCGACGTTCTCCACTCGACCGTTGAGGCCAACCTCGACGTTACCCCTGAGACACCGCTTGAGAGGGAGATATTCGACCGCCTCAAAGAACTGGGCCTCGGCGTTGTCAAGGTCAAGAAGGCCCCCTTCAACGCCGTCTCGAGGGAGGACGAGTTCAGGATTCTGACTGGCATAGACGAGCGCAAGACCCGCTCCACAGTCAAGCGCGCAGAGATGGTGGCGGAGGTCGGCAGGATAATAAACAGCGACGGTGTTTTCATACTCGAGAAGACCCGGACCGAGGTCGTTGGGGAAGTTCCCATTATCCCGAAGGAGAGCCTCGACGAGGTGAGGGACGCCGACGAGCTCATAGACCTCATAGAGGAGCTGAAGAAGGAAATAAAGAAGCAGCTCTTCGGCTGA
- a CDS encoding GNAT family N-acetyltransferase, with protein MRPIILRGSLVSIGMLLKDDLRQVWLWYNDRDVRKYLSFPEEIFFYEDELEWYEALRREKKHEKVFAIMENSSRSLVGLVGLHRIDYHNGRAELGYFLAKRHWGHGYASEAVKLALEYAFDWLNLRKVYAHVFETNIASIRVLEKNGFTLAGRWRKHQYVPGEGFVDVLMYERFREQGSIDESPTNGKT; from the coding sequence ATGAGGCCGATCATACTCAGGGGAAGTCTCGTGTCGATAGGCATGCTTCTGAAGGACGACCTGCGGCAGGTCTGGCTCTGGTACAACGACCGCGACGTCAGGAAGTACCTCTCGTTCCCGGAGGAGATATTTTTCTACGAGGACGAGCTTGAATGGTACGAGGCCCTGAGGCGGGAGAAGAAGCACGAAAAAGTATTCGCGATCATGGAGAACTCCTCGCGCTCCCTCGTTGGACTTGTGGGGCTGCACAGGATAGACTACCACAACGGCAGGGCGGAGCTGGGATACTTCCTGGCCAAGAGGCACTGGGGCCACGGCTATGCCAGCGAGGCCGTAAAGCTCGCCCTCGAATACGCCTTTGACTGGCTCAACCTGCGGAAGGTCTACGCCCACGTCTTCGAGACAAACATCGCATCGATAAGGGTCCTCGAAAAGAACGGCTTCACCCTCGCCGGCCGCTGGAGGAAGCACCAGTACGTCCCGGGAGAGGGCTTCGTTGATGTGCTGATGTACGAGCGGTTCAGGGAGCAAGGTTCAATAGATGAAAGTCCAACGAACGGTAAAACGTAG
- a CDS encoding cupin domain-containing protein, producing the protein MKAVIPKLNIDEKIKEITEPWSPVELMRVNDYVVRMALFDGEYHWHRHENEDELFYVYRGRIVVQLRGQPDVVLSEGEMTVVPRGMEHCPRPSNLRTS; encoded by the coding sequence GTGAAGGCTGTGATTCCCAAACTCAACATCGACGAGAAGATAAAGGAAATCACCGAACCCTGGTCTCCAGTTGAGCTGATGCGTGTGAACGACTACGTCGTCAGGATGGCCCTCTTCGATGGCGAATACCACTGGCACAGGCATGAGAATGAGGACGAGCTTTTCTACGTTTACAGGGGGCGCATAGTGGTCCAGTTGAGAGGTCAGCCCGACGTGGTTCTCAGCGAGGGCGAGATGACGGTCGTGCCCAGGGGGATGGAGCACTGCCCAAGGCCCTCGAACCTTCGTACGTCCTGA